CAACCAAATCAGTTGGCAGTTGCGGTGTATGCGTCTCCTATGAGCGGCAACTTGTCTCTTTAGTTTACAATTGACCACCTCCATTAAATTGACttccttatctctctctctctctctctctctctctctctctctctctctctatgtggggcttttattttattttatttatttattataattgttgGTGTGattgtttagactttagagttAGGCATGGGTAATTGGGtatggtggtggaggtggggTTTGGGGCTGTGTGGTGTGGATGTGGCAGAGGTGCAGTTTGGGGCTCTTTGTGTCTAAGTTGGTTTGGTGTTCAATGTGTGTTGAGGGTTGCAAAACTGAATTGTGTGGTGTGTGTTGCCAATAAACCGATCTAACCCACCCGCCCATCCAAAGGTGAAGGGCAGTCAGACCCGAAAATTGTTGGTCGGCAGCGGGCATCACTTTTCAACACCTGATAGGATCGAATTAAATCACAGGTTGACCATCAACCCAAGCCCCACCAACCTCTGAGTTCCTTGAATTATATTAGAACTTTTCTATAAATGAAAGTAAGTGAAGGCCCACATACCAGTAAAGCTACTTCCAATACCCATCAGATGTTTGTTGAATTAATTAaaccataaattttaaatatggtGGACTCTCTGCCTGCATTAGTCTCAGAATAAAGAATCTGGAAGTTCTCCTCAAGGAAATCTTCTGTGGTTACATTATGTGCATAAGATTGTTCATAGATTCATAGAATAATTGGAACCTTCTATGTAATATATACTAAATTTTAATGCCTTTTTCACTTATCAAGAGCATTACAGATGCAGGACAACCAGAATgattcaacaataaaatttgaagaCAGTAAAATAAAGGATAGAAACCCCTAGCAACACTTAAGCTTGCTTGAAGTCAGCATCaagttaaaacaaataaataaagcgtagaaaaaaaatggagatggTCCAATACACCTTGGCTAGCTTGGACATCTAAAACTTCAACTGTGTAAACTAGCGAATCAAAGTTGCTTTTTTAAAATGCTATTCTGATGGGATTCAGATAAATTGGAAATTCTATaatcattttaataaatatgcTTGTAGCAAAGACATTAAAAACTGAACATAACAAGTTCAAGTGGTATACATACATATAAGTTCTCTCACaactcccccccaccccccaccacATATTATATGACTCTATTTATttgcatataaaaaaatatatatgcttTTTTAAGACTCAGCTGATACTCAATTAGTTAGTAACTCTAGTTTTCTTTCAGGGTTTTAGAAAAATTGATACAGATCGCTGGGAATTTGCAAGTGATGGATTTGTCCGAGGTCAAAAGCATCTGTTGAAGAACATTTGTCGAAGGAAAAAGTTACAGCAGCAAGACAACTCAGATGGACCAGCTGAAAACATTGAAAACATGGGGCTGTGGAAGGAAGTTGAGAGTTTAAAGACTGATAAAAATTTGGTTATGCAGGAGTTGATCAAACTTAGGCAGCACCAGGAAACTTCAGATAATAAACTGCTCCTCTTAAGAGACCGCCTTCAAGGAATGGAAACGAATCAGCAGCAGATGCTATCATTCTTAGTGATGGCCATGCAGAGCCCTGGGATTTTAGTTCAGCTGCTTcagctaaaagaaaaaaattggcgTATGCTAGAGGAAGGTAAAGAGGATGATAGACCAGTAGCTTCTGATGGGACGCTTGTAAGGTACCAGCCACCAGTCGGTGAAACACCAAAGCCTTTACATACAGTAACCCCAAGTTCAGAAAAACAACAGGAATCTGATCCTTCTCCTGATGGGAAGAAAGATTTTTTCTTGAGTcctgattttttgaaaatgcttACGGATGAGAAGTTGTGTTCTTTAGATACCCATGCCCCGTTTATGCTACCTGATTCACCCGATGATGGTGCATGGGAACAGCTTCTTTTAGATAGTCCTTTCTTAGAAAATGATGAGGATAGAAAGATGGATGATGAGAAGCTTATCGATTCTGAAATGGAGATGGAATCAACAGAGTCCAAAAGCCAATTGGAAatgtctcaaaattttgaacGTTTGATGGAACAAATGGAGAAATCTCAGTACTTGGGAATGGAATCATCAATTGATAAAGCTCATTTGGGTAAATCGCAGAACTTGGAATTTCTAACCGAGCAAATGGGGCTTTTGTCTTCTGAAACTAACAACAAACATGCATCACAATAGAAACATATGAGGAATATGCAgctttgttgtctttgttgactTTTTTGGTACCCTTCTATAGCATAAGTGTAACACATTCCCCCACTCCATCATTCTCTAATCAAATGTAAGTTAACTCTTCACGTTTCTTTCTTTCATGtggtaaaatttatttgaaaaggTTTTTATTACTATCAATCATAATTATCCTACTTATTTGAGACTAGTAAttcattttaatccaaaaaaaaataaaaaaaaacttgtaattcaTTTTAATCTTGTGTAATCAAAATTTCATCTGCTGATTACTCTACGTGGATTATTGACAGATATCATTGTGTCAGCATGTCTTCTCTATACAGATATTTGGAGGAATGGCATTGTGgtgttttgtttcttgaatGATGCCTTCAAAGTGCTTATAGCTTACTGAAGAAGCTGTTTCTAAATAGATGGGTTAATAGTGCCACTTATAACTCTTTCTGTTTGGATTAGTACACTTATAAGTAATTCATAGCTTTACCTTTCATAACTTTTGCAACTTAATATAGTTCTTCCATACTGTCGTAGGTTTGTATATTATGGGGTACTGATGCTGATTCTGTATATTCTCACTTGATATATAAATGCGCGTATATATATGTAGTAAAGcaactctctctgtctctctgtctctctctctcccctgtATCAATCGCATCTTAATTGTTATTTGCCAAGTGAATTAGCTTTGTTGATGTGATTGAATGCAATCTTGTGATAGATtggttgtataatttttttttaaaaagaaaaagaaaaagaaaaagaaaaggttgggATGCAAGGTTTCTCTCTGATGATGTGTGAGGGACACTTTAGGACTTCTTTTGACCTCCTCAATTGATCTTCCTCTGAATGGCATGCCAATTCTACTCCCATAGAACTCGTGTGTGCGTATTGACAACCTACTGTTCTTGACCTGTCCTCCCATGATAAAACAAATTACTCTATGCCTATGACTTCaataatttcttaattaaatcaAAGAAATGCTACGATATTTATATTAAAGCTTCTATTCAGTGCTCAATGTTAGGATTTCTTTTAGCTTAAGTAAATACGTAACCTTTAAGCTCATTTAGTTGAGAGGATGGAAAGTAGGAAAATAGAGAATTAGGGGACTTGTAGCTCAACTAACGCTTTAAGGTATTTTTATTAGAGGTGCTTAACGTTCAAATCTTGCCTCCCTACACCATCgaattatgaaaaagaaaaaaagttagggggaattaattaattttacaaGTGCACTTAACCCACTTTTAACTTATCATTCCTTTCAGTTCAAAACTCGTCGTGTCCACCATTGTGCTAGCATCTTCCCCCTCTTCTTAAGTCATCTTAAAGGGAATTCAAGTGATAGTCTAGCACCAATAGTAATGGCATTTTTTGTGGTTTCTCATATTTGTGGTCGGGATCTCATCTTTCTCTTCCCTCACTAtgtacctattaaaaaaatcatttgagagagagagaggtttgtaGCTTTAGGTGCATTTGATTTGCAACATGAGAAATCAAATACTAGATACaactgactctctctctctaaacctcattcctcattttgaaggtACATTGTGAAGTTGATTAACCAGGTGTAACTTTAGAAATGGTTAGATGAAGGGAAAAATCGTCATTGGGTTTCATTTATcatgttcttttctttcatgGGTTTCGTTACGCTGGAATGGGAACATTGCCAataaaaggggaagaaaaatgCAGCCTATATTATGGGGGGGCCATTCCGCTATGTCTAATGTGGAGTATTCAGAAAAAAGAATGCATATAACCTTCGAAAGCAAAGAATGCTCAGTACTTCAAAATTCTTGGGATCAATTTATGAGTGGGATCAAGCTGCAAGGTTGTATACTACTTCAAAATTCTTGGATTTTATAGATACTTTGAACTCTGGATGTTAGTCACGTAGctctattttctttattttaggaTGTCCTTTTGTATACTTTGTACTCTGGTTTCATCCTTCAATTATCTTTAATGATATATCATGAGTGATCATGAGTATGCTCTTGCATCTTTTACTTTAGGATTGAACATACAAGAGAGGAGAGAAGTTAGTCCACCCTAGAGATAAGAATGCCAATCGAAGTTGCTAATATAAGATACTTATCACATGATTAAATTAGAAAGGGAGGAGTGTCCAACTTTTTAAGACAGTGAAAAACATACAAGATAAAACTCTTATTAGAAGTAACTCTTGATGTGATGCTAGAACATTAATTAAGGATGGATAGCTTTAGCCAGGCCATAAGCAGCTGCAGACGCAATAGCTCCAATGAGGGTAGTTTGAAAGGCACTGACGAAGGGCTTACTACCTGTGAAGTAACCCTTGGCATAGCCGAAGATTAGCAATGCCAATAAGGTTAAGACAACAGAAGCAACCATAGCCTCTCTAGCTATTGGAATGAACATATAGGGAATGAGGGGTACCAATCCACCCAAGACGTAAGCAATGGCAATTGTGAGTGCACTATGTAGTGCTCTCCTTGGATCTGGCTTCTCTAATCCTAGTTCAAACCTGCATCAAATGAAACGGTTTTGGTAGATATTTTGTTGTTAGTATTTGTAATCTCCACCAGCatgcaaaatattttgttgctaatatattgaaatttgaaatgaacattaagtattaaaaaagaaccaaaaaaaaaaaaaactgtctaacggaaaatttaatatttcaatgTGGAAATGGTGGAATGGAGAAGGAAGCTATACGAATAATGCAGTGTAACAATTGGGGTAGAAAGTTAAAAGAAGGGAGTAATGATGATTTAGTTGCTATCTACCTAagcattatctttttttttttttctttttttttttaatgcacaaCTTCATTAAACAGaaaaatcacatatatcctTCATTAACTCCTTCAAACCCAAAGGAGGGAGAGAAAACTTATTTGTAGAGGAAAAATTGCACTAACCTCCCTTGAAATTTCTCATTATAACACTCACCTCCCTTTTAGTTCAAAATAAGACACTAATCATCGAAGGAAAAAGACAAAACAGGCTTATGTTATGCTCTAGTACTCTTATGTTGGTAAGTAATAACTAAATCAAAGATCATTAGGAACGTACgtgtctcttttttttcttttttctttttcatttctttttctttcattcaccctactttttctttttaatatttgcAGAAGGGAACCTTTATCAAAATATGCTAAATTACTAAtacctaaataataaaatgataaattattaacaTGTTAaggaataatatatatttaattattatgcaTACAATtcgaaaataaaaatataattatccATAATCATTTATTTACgttaacaaatttattgtgcTAGTATATGTTGTTCTTGATATTAAGAGAGAtgttacgtctacaacatttttacaacaaattacaggcggttaattgttattggttcaaatttcaaactaatgctaagattacttttttgtctcaATAATAACGACTAGTAACAACTTgatacttaggatttgttgcaaaaatgttgtagacatatcatttctctaatagtaatgcaaaatttgattttattttttgaaaacatacaAAAACCTTATTTAATGGTATATTTAATGCACCTTAGTTATTTACTTAAGGCATTCAGTAATAAATTAGGAAGAACACAGCAAAACTTAACTTTCGCTTGCAAATTGATGAATTATTGACAtgtgtaattttatttttgaaaaatgtgttttacatctaataattgaattttattacttcAAACCCTATgtcattttatataataaaaattttaatatctttaTCATTACTCTTAGTACAATGGAGTAGTCAATGAGTAATTATAGAATACTCCCAGAATACTATAAATGTATACTCTCTCATCTCACATAATAGTggaatatattaattaaattcatggtagaaccctcaattcatgtgagagggaagagagtatacatttatggtactctcggagtattcaataattttccgtAATCAAGaatcttgtaactcaattgattgACACTTCATGgtgttttcaaaacatttaggattcaaattctttctcctagctataactattgaattatattatacatataatgaagtaaattgtttattaaacaaTTATGAGTAActattaaatatagcatatataTGTACATTATTTTAGATGAAAAATGAATTAGTTTTACCAACAATTTCCATTTCAAGTCTTCTCTTGATACTATCCGATAACTATGATTCAAAATATAGATCGAATTTCATTTATGTAGTGATTGGTTAGGGTGATTTGTGGggagaagagaaaatagaggGACTTGTGTGTTTGGTGAGGAAAGGGAGTGGAGGAGTGATTTTAGTGGTGACCAGGTGTTTTTTCCTTAAGTCCACCATTTGGTGTAAAATGATTGTCTACTCGAGTTGGGGAGAAAATGGTGGTAGCCGGGAGGGGAGAGGGTGAGAAGGTTTGATAGGAAATTACCCATGTGTCCTCTCATCCCTCCTTTTATGTTgcttttaactaaataaaagagttttctacctttctaatttttcatcccaaccaaacacatatgaAGAAAATCTAAATATCTTCTATCCCAACTTTtcatcccaaccaaacacatatgaAGAAAATCTAAATATCTTCTATCCCAACTTTtcatcccaaccaaacacatatgaAGAAAATCTAAATATCTTCTATCCCAACTTTTcatttcctctctattttttatccGCCACTTTTTCATTTCACAACTAAATGAAGCCTTAATGGCCTAAAAGTAAAAGAAGATGAGTAATCAACAGGTTGTGGCTTGTGAAAATGTTTCTATCTTCACTtcgaaaacaaacaaaaataataataacaataataaggTTGTGACAAAAGTAATCATTATATCAGCTGcaattatttcataaatttcTCTGACCAAGCTTGGGTCTGCGCTCTCGAGGCCGGACCACATGTTCTTGTCAACGTCTCAGAAGGGAAACAACTTTTTCTAGCAACGTTACGAAAGCTAAAGTAGCTTTTCTTCTATCGGTGATTTTATAGACTCATAGTGGAACAACTGTTATCGTAGACGCcctattttttggatttatagGCCCACTTGCAAGAAACCAAGGCTCTTTTAGGACCATGCTAAAaaagttaaggaaaaaaatgctAAGGACCACACCCAAAAAGTAAGGGGGGAAAAGACATAAAGAAAGGAAGGTGTTGGACAAACATTTTGAAGCCTATGCTtaaattatttcatatatatatttggtgagacgaaaaattttaagtaaatataaaatatttttttatagtcaaTAAAATAGACCTAATAGAAAGCAaaacattttttacttttaaaagtagaaaatattttcttgaacaTTACATACCCGTTGATCACAGCAAAAACCTCTCCACCAATGAaaacttctctttcttcttaatGAGAGAGATTCCCATTTTCCATTGTTCGGTAAGGAAGAAAATTGGGTGAAAAGAAAATAGG
This genomic stretch from Quercus lobata isolate SW786 chromosome 3, ValleyOak3.0 Primary Assembly, whole genome shotgun sequence harbors:
- the LOC115981877 gene encoding heat stress transcription factor A-8, whose translation is MVRKSKENGSDSVAPFLTKCYEMVDDEATDSIISWTQPESCNSFIIWDMTEFSVKLLPLYFKHNNFSSFMRQLNIYGFRKIDTDRWEFASDGFVRGQKHLLKNICRRKKLQQQDNSDGPAENIENMGLWKEVESLKTDKNLVMQELIKLRQHQETSDNKLLLLRDRLQGMETNQQQMLSFLVMAMQSPGILVQLLQLKEKNWRMLEEGKEDDRPVASDGTLVRYQPPVGETPKPLHTVTPSSEKQQESDPSPDGKKDFFLSPDFLKMLTDEKLCSLDTHAPFMLPDSPDDGAWEQLLLDSPFLENDEDRKMDDEKLIDSEMEMESTESKSQLEMSQNFERLMEQMEKSQYLGMESSIDKAHLGKSQNLEFLTEQMGLLSSETNNKHASQ